ACCTTGTACACGTAGATGGAGTAACTCTCTTTCCTAGTCTTTCTACGCTTTTTGTCACCTTTCTTCTGAGTCTTGGTAACAGCTTTCTTAGAGCCCTTCTTGGGAGCGGGAGCGGATTTAGCGGGTTCCGGCATTTTACGGGTCTGTCTTTACCTGACTACTGCAGGAACGACGTAGGTAAAAAAGTGGAGTTCCCCCTTATTTATAGAGACGGTATGCAAATGAGATGACTTAACACTGTCCTTGTCCATTGGACACCACGGGTCAGTGACGTCAAAATCGGCTCATCTTCTATTGGTCGACTCATCCATCTGCATTCCCATTGGGTAAATTTACAATCCTCGTATCCACCAATCAAAAGTCCAAGCGAGCCTCAGAAGGAAGCTATAAAAGGGCAGCGTTACATCTTCGGGTGTAATCGCTTTTTTTCACTGCGTTTTACTTAACCTTGTGCAGCTTTTTTGGCCGTTTCGGCTCGATTTTTCTGCACTTTGAGCCATGTCCGGGCGCGGAAAGCAGGGCGGGAAGGCGCGCGCCAAGGCCAAGTCGCGCTCGTCGCGGGCCGGGCTGCAGTTCCCCGTGGGCCGCGTGCACCGGCTGCTGCGCAAGGGCAACTACGCGGAGCGCGTGGGCGCCGGCGCCCCGGTGTACCTGGCGGCCGTGCTGGAGTACCTGACGGCCGAGATCCTGGAGCTGGCGGGCAACGCGGCCCGCGACAACAAGAAGACGCGCATCATCCCCCGCCACCTGCAGCTCGCCATCCGCAACGACGAGGAGCTCAACAAGCTGCTGGGCAAGGTGACGATCGCGCAGGGCGGCGTGCTGCCCAACATCCAGGCCGTGCTGCTGCCCAAGAAGACCGACAGCCACAAGGCTAAAGCCAAGTAAAACTCTTCTGACAAACAACCCAAAGGCTCTTTTCAGAGCCACCCACATCTTCCTAGAAAGAGCAGGAACGCTTGGTCCTATTGATACATGCTGTGTAAATATACTT
This genomic interval from Catharus ustulatus isolate bCatUst1 chromosome 4, bCatUst1.pri.v2, whole genome shotgun sequence contains the following:
- the LOC116996058 gene encoding histone H2A-IV, which gives rise to MSGRGKQGGKARAKAKSRSSRAGLQFPVGRVHRLLRKGNYAERVGAGAPVYLAAVLEYLTAEILELAGNAARDNKKTRIIPRHLQLAIRNDEELNKLLGKVTIAQGGVLPNIQAVLLPKKTDSHKAKAK